From Diceros bicornis minor isolate mBicDic1 chromosome 17, mDicBic1.mat.cur, whole genome shotgun sequence, the proteins below share one genomic window:
- the FBXL14 gene encoding F-box/LRR-repeat protein 14 produces the protein METHISCLFPELLAMIFGYLDVRDKGRAAQVCTAWRDAAYHKSVWRGVEAKLHLRRANPSLFPSLQARGIRRVQILSLRRSLSYVIQGMANIESLNLSGCYNLTDNGLGHAFVQEIGSLRALNLSLCKQITDSSLGRIAQYLKGLEVLELGGCSNITNTGLLLIAWGLQRLKSLNLRSCRHLSDVGIGHLAGMTRSAAEGCLGLEQLTLQDCQKLTDLSLKHISRGLTGLRLLNLSFCGGISDAGLLHLSHMGSLRSLNLRSCDNISDTGIMHLAMGSLRLSGLDVSFCDKVGDQSLAYIAQGLDGLKSLSLCSCHISDDGINRMVRQMHGLRTLNIGQCVRITDKGLELIAEHLSQLTGIDLYGCTRITKRGLERITQLPCLKVLNLGLWQMTDSEKVSIPAHYMPILLIVSGVPLLPLPYSPLFFPEDREMDSATYPPTPLCGGMED, from the exons atggaGACCCACATCTCGTGCTTGTTCCCGGAGCTGCTGGCCATGATCTTCGGCTACCTGGACGTCCGGGACAAGGGGCGCGCGGCGCAGGTGTGCACGGCCTGGCGGGACGCCGCCTACCACAAGTCGGTGTGGCGGGGGGTGGAGGCCAAGCTGCACCTGCGCCGGGCCAACCCGTCGCTGTTCCCCAGCCTGCAGGCCCGGGGCATTCGCCGCGTGCAGATCCTGAGCCTCCGCCGCAGCCTCAGCTACGTGATCCAGGGCATGGCCAACATCGAGAGCCTCAACCTAAGCGGCTGCTACAACCTCACCGACAACGGGCTGGGCCACGCGTTTGTGCAGGAGATCGGCTCCCTGCGTGCCCTCAACCTGAGCCTCTGCAAGCAGATCACCGACAGCAGCTTGGGTCGCATAGCGCAGTACCTCAAGGGCCTGGAGGTGCTGGAGCTGGGGGGTTGCAGCAACATCACCAACACCGGCCTCCTGCTCATCGCCTGGGGTCTGCAGCGCCTCAAGAGCCTTAATCTCCGCAGTTGCCGCCACCTTTCCGACGTGGGCATCGGGCATCTGGCCGGCATGACGCGCAGCGCGGCGGAGGGCTGCCTGGGCCTGGAGCAGCTCACGCTGCAGGACTGTCAGAAGCTCACTGATCTTTCTCTGAAGCACATCTCCCGGGGGCTGACGGGCCTGAGGCTCCTCAACCTTAGCTTTTGCGGGGGCATCTCGGACGCAGGCCTCCTGCACCTGTCGCACATGGGCAGCCTACGCAGCCTTAACCTGCGTTCCTGCGACAACATCAGTGACACGGGCATCATGCATCTGGCCATGGGCAGCTTGCGCCTCTCGGGGCTGGATGTGTCCTTCTGTGACAAGGTTGGGGACCAGAGTCTGGCCTACATAGCCCAGGGCCTAGATGGCCTCaagtccctctctctctgctcctgccACATCAGTGACGATGGCATCAACCGCATGGTGCGGCAGATGCATGGGCTGCGCACGCTCAATATCGGACAGTGTGTGCGCATCACGGACAAGGGCCTGGAGCTGATTGCTGAGCACCTGAGCCAGCTCACTGGCATAGACCTGTATGGCTGTACGCGAATCACCAAGCGCGGCCTGGAGCGCATCACGCAGCTGCCCTGCCTCAAAGTACTCAACCTGGGACTCTGGCAGATGACGGACAGTGAGAAGGTCAG cATCCCCGCCCACTACATGCCCATTCTCCTCATTGTATCTGGGGTTCCCCTGCTCCCCCTCCCATACTCCCCTCTCTTTTTcccagaggatagagagatggactCAGCTACTTACCCACCCACTCCTCTCTGCGGGGGGATGGAGGACTGA